A genomic segment from Vagococcus zengguangii encodes:
- a CDS encoding acyltransferase family protein, giving the protein MERKILFTRKDTKVAKGMAIVLMLIHHLWTFPDRLPNGNLAMTGPLTTMSINGVPILIAFGRFGKICVSIFMFFVGYGLYKQYISGRLNLAKRITSIYFSYWKIFILFIPIAFIFFGNQEALTRYSDLYRHFDLQTFILNFWGINVTAYNGEWWFVMAFVIACLVGYIYIVLTKNINDLTIEMGLVFLLNLFVINFLPELVQLPVFESLKGEIYYEKFFNQTGIMTLFSGITFAKYNVLDQLMSKLAQIKNWGKWLLSIGGVLSAIYLLNFSGFEFYYFVLTPVLVALLVSVINTSKILTTVFIFLGQHSTNMWLVHSFFCYRFSIFVKLVFISRNPIINLLVLILLSLGTSIAIDYFYNKIEKLKDKYHLRIMID; this is encoded by the coding sequence TTGGAAAGAAAAATCCTTTTTACTAGAAAGGATACGAAGGTAGCTAAAGGAATGGCGATTGTTTTAATGTTAATTCATCACTTGTGGACATTTCCTGACAGACTACCAAATGGCAACTTAGCAATGACTGGACCACTCACCACTATGTCAATTAATGGTGTACCGATATTAATCGCATTCGGTCGATTTGGGAAAATTTGTGTCTCAATATTTATGTTTTTTGTGGGATATGGTCTCTATAAACAGTATATTTCAGGACGCTTAAATCTCGCAAAAAGAATTACAAGTATTTATTTTTCATATTGGAAAATATTTATACTATTTATTCCGATTGCCTTTATTTTCTTTGGTAATCAAGAAGCGTTAACACGTTATTCAGATTTATATCGTCACTTTGATTTACAAACGTTTATTCTTAATTTTTGGGGAATTAACGTCACTGCATATAATGGTGAATGGTGGTTTGTGATGGCGTTTGTGATTGCTTGTTTAGTTGGTTACATTTACATCGTGTTAACGAAAAACATTAATGATTTGACAATTGAAATGGGTTTAGTCTTTCTTTTGAATTTATTCGTCATTAATTTTCTACCTGAACTAGTTCAGCTACCTGTTTTTGAATCCTTAAAGGGAGAAATCTATTATGAAAAGTTTTTTAATCAAACAGGGATTATGACGTTATTTAGCGGTATCACTTTTGCTAAATATAACGTATTAGATCAATTAATGAGTAAGTTAGCGCAGATTAAAAATTGGGGGAAATGGTTATTAAGTATTGGGGGAGTATTATCGGCTATTTATTTACTTAATTTTAGTGGCTTTGAATTTTATTATTTTGTTTTGACACCAGTTTTAGTCGCTTTACTAGTTAGCGTCATTAATACTAGTAAAATACTAACTACCGTTTTTATTTTTTTAGGTCAACATAGCACGAATATGTGGCTCGTCCATAGTTTCTTTTGCTACCGTTTTTCAATTTTTGTTAAGTTGGTTTTTATTTCTAGAAATCCGATTATTAATTTATTGGTTTTAATATTGTTATCACTAGGAACATCTATTGCCATTGACTATT